DNA from Agarilytica rhodophyticola:
TTCATTTTGGGCATACTCAAATCAAGTGTCATAAGTTGCGGCTTGAGTATGCCAAGTTGTGCTCCGGCTTCAAAGCCGTCATGGGCCATATAAATATCGTAATCTTCTTTACGCAGTACACGCTGAATCGACTTTGCCATATCCTTTTCATCGTCGACTATTAGGATACGAGGTTTGGATACCTGAAAGTCATCGGGTATCGGCATACCATTAGATGTTAAGAACGCTAAAAAATCTTTTTCTTCAATACGGTTATTGCCTCTCCCCGGAAGCTTATATGCTTTTAAATCCCCTTGCTGTATCCACCGTATGACTGTTCTAAGGTGCACACTACAGTACTTCGCTACTTCGCCACTTGTTAGAACTCGCTGTTGCTTATCCGTCATTTTTAATAGCTAACCCCTATATCCAATGTCAATTAGTTTGCAATAAGGTTTTTAATAGTATTGAAGTGAAAATTTCCAATACATTTTTACAGTAAATCACTGAAACTAGAAAAAAACAATATAATGACATTTGTGACATTAAAGACATTTGTATTTATTATAGATTCCAGGTTGACGAGCTTTTTGGTGTCAAGCCCTTTTAGTCTCTACATGTTAAATATAGATGCAGGTATTATTATGAATGACTCTATTCTTTATGTTGATGATGATAAATTACTTACTCGTGCATTCTCCAGGCTCTTTCGCAAACAGCCATTTTCTATAAGTATTGCTCACAGCGGTCAAGATGCAATCAAGCAACTGGCCAAGAAAAACTTCGCGGTGATTATTTCTGATCTTCGCATGCCTGGAATGTCTGGTGATCATTTCCTTTTACATGCCCATGAGCAGCAGCCTAATGCCGTGAAAATCATGTTAAGCGGCTATTTGAGTAACTTTGATAATTTAGATGGCAATAGTGCTACTGAGAGTTGGCACTGTATTCATAAACCCTGTTTTGATGACGAATTGGTAGCGCTTATTGAAGATGCTGTTACGGCCTATCAAATAAACGACAATGAACATTTGCATTAAACAGTTTTACTTTTTTTTAAGCGACATTT
Protein-coding regions in this window:
- a CDS encoding response regulator; this encodes MNDSILYVDDDKLLTRAFSRLFRKQPFSISIAHSGQDAIKQLAKKNFAVIISDLRMPGMSGDHFLLHAHEQQPNAVKIMLSGYLSNFDNLDGNSATESWHCIHKPCFDDELVALIEDAVTAYQINDNEHLH
- a CDS encoding response regulator gives rise to the protein MTDKQQRVLTSGEVAKYCSVHLRTVIRWIQQGDLKAYKLPGRGNNRIEEKDFLAFLTSNGMPIPDDFQVSKPRILIVDDEKDMAKSIQRVLRKEDYDIYMAHDGFEAGAQLGILKPQLMTLDLSMPKMNGFSVLKFVRNQSEFDNLKIVVISALDNNQLKKAEKAGANASLSKPFDNQTLINTVKQLLEPVNTN